The following proteins are encoded in a genomic region of Glycine soja cultivar W05 chromosome 17, ASM419377v2, whole genome shotgun sequence:
- the LOC114391691 gene encoding uncharacterized protein LOC114391691 → MLSPDIPCNPYNICSALAHPRWKASMCGELEALHKNKTWELVPRTRDLHVIGSKLVFKSKLKPNGSLDRLKARFVAKGYHQVNGVDYTETFSPVIKPDTIRLIITIALVKNWPIRQLDVKNVFLHGLLSKNTYMEQPPGMADP, encoded by the coding sequence ATGTTATCTCCAGACATTCCATGCAACCCATATAATATTTGCTCTGCATTAGCTCATCCTAGATGGAAGGCTTCCATGTGCGGAGAACTTGAGgctttacataaaaataaaacttgggAACTCGTTCCTCGCACTCGTGACTTGCATGTTATTGGCTCTAAATTGGTTTTCAAATCAAAACTCaaacctaatgggtccctagaTCGTCTCAAAGCTCGCTTTGTTGCAAAGGGATATCATCAAGTTAATGGAGTAGATTATACTGAAACATTCTCTCCTGTAATCAAGCCAGACACCATCCGGTTAATCATCACTATAGCCCTCGTTAAGAATTGGCCCATTCGACAACTTGACGTAAAAAATGTCTTTCTGCATGGTTTGCTTTCTAAGAACACATACATGGAGCAACCTCCTGGCATGGCTGACCCTTAG